One segment of Ricinus communis isolate WT05 ecotype wild-type chromosome 8, ASM1957865v1, whole genome shotgun sequence DNA contains the following:
- the LOC8265333 gene encoding probable amidase At4g34880 produces METNKRLNLSLFSSLILTLLAITSHAFSIREATINDLQLAFKQNQLTSRKLVQFYVGEIRRLNSVLNGLIEINPDALYQADKADYERSVNAPGSLVGLHGIPVLLKDNIGTKDRLNTTAGSFGLFRSVVRRDAGVVMKLRKTGAIILGKASMTEWAAFRSLKLPNGFSARGGQGKNPYVLSADPCGSSSGPAISVAANLVAVSVGTETDGSILCPSNANSVVGIKPTVGLTSRAGVVPVSFRQDTVGPICRTVSDAVYVLDAIVGEDYNDGATKEASQHIPYGGYKQFLKPYGLKGKRLGVVRNPFLSFASNAESQTFEYHLQTLRQGGAIIVDHLEIANINTILNPNASGEATALLAEFKISLNAYLETLVASQVRSLAEVIKFNQEFADVEKIEEFGQDIFLAAQATNGIGKAERAALLNLAKLTRDGFQKLMWDNKLDALVTPGAGVAPVLAIGGFPGINVPAGYDYAGVPFGINFGGLKGTEPKLIQIAYGFEQATKIRKPPTFKA; encoded by the exons ATGGAAACTAATAAACGACTGAACCTTTCCCTTTTCTCGTCTCTTATTTTGACTCTTCTAGCTATAACAAGTCATGCATTTTCAATTAGAGAAGCAACCATAAATGACCTCCAACTTGCTTTTAAGCAAAACCAACTCACCTCCAGGAAACTGGTTCAGTTCTATGTTGGAGAAATCCGTAGACTCAATTCAGTCCTCAATGGACTCATAGAAATAAATCCTGATGCCCTTTACCAAGCTGATAAGGCAGACTACGAGCGCAGCGTTAATGCACCAGGTTCACTGGTTGGCTTGCATGGAATTCCTGTTCTTCTCAAGGATAACATTGGAACAAAGGATAGGCTGAACACAACAGCTGGTTCATTTGGACTGTTTCGATCAGTAGTGCGTCGAGATGCAGGTGTTGTGATGAAGTTAAGGAAAACAGGAGCTATCATTTTGGGAAAGGCTAGCATGACTGAATGGGCTGCTTTTAGATCACTTAAACTGCCAAATGGATTTAGTGCTAGAGGTGGACAAGGAAAG AACCCTTATGTACTATCGGCAGATCCCTGTGGGTCAAGTAGTGGACCAGCAATATCAGTAGCAGCAAATTTGGTAGCAGTGTCAGTAGGGACAGAGACTGATGGATCCATCTTATGCCCTTCCAATGCCAACTCAGTAGTTGGTATAAAACCAACAGTTGGTCTTACAAGCCGAGCTGGGGTAGTCCCAGTTTCTTTCAGACAGGACACCGTTGG GCCTATCTGCAGGACTGTATCGGATGCTGTGTATGTTCTTGATGCTATTGTAGGTGAAGATTACAATGATGGTGCAACCAAGGAAGCATCTCAGCACATTCCATACGGTGGCTACAAGCAATTCCTGAAGCCTTATGGGCTTAAAGGGAAGAGACTTGGGGTAGTAAGGAATCCATTCTTGAGCTTTGCCAGTAATGCCGAGAGTCAAACTTTCGAGTACCATCTCCAAACATTAAG ACAAGGAGGTGCTATTATTGTAGACCATCTGGAAATAGCCAACATCAATACTATCTTAAATCCTAACGCAAGTGGAGAAGCAACAGCATTGTTGGCTGAGTTTAAAATATCCTTAAATGCATACTTGGAAACGCTGGTGGCTTCCCAAGTCCGAAGTTTGGCTGAAGTTATAAAGTTCAACCAAGAATTTGCAGATGTG GAGAAGATAGAGGAATTTGGCCAAGACATCTTTCTTGCAGCCCAGGCCACAAATGGAATAGGCAAGGCAGAGAGAGCAGCATTGCTGAATTTAGCGAAACTGACAAGAGATGGATTTCAGAAATTGATGTGGGATAATAAGCTAGATGCATTAGTAACTCCTGGTGCAGGAGTTGCTCCTGTTCTTGCAATTGGAGGATTCCCAGGAATCAATGTCCCTGCAGGATATGATTATGCAGGGGTGCCTTTCGGCATAAACTTTGGAGGACTGAAGGGTACTGAACCTAAGCTGATTCAGATTGCTTATGGCTTTGAACAAGCTACTAAGATTAGAAAGCCTCCTACATTCAAGGCTTGA